Part of the Gemmatimonadota bacterium genome is shown below.
TCCGGTGCTCCCTTGCCTTTGCCCATGCGGGTTTCCGCGGGCTTCTTCGAAATAGGCTTGTCCGGGAAAATCCGAATCCAGATCTTCCCGCCTCTTTTCACTCTTCGAGTCAGCGCCACACGAGCGGATTCGAGCTGGCGGCTGGAGATCCAGCCCGGCTCCATTGCCTGAAGCGCGTATTCGCCAAAATCGATGTTGCAGCCTCTCCGGGCGGTTCCACGCATGCGTCCCTTCTGGATCCGCCGGAACTTGGTCTTCTTGGGAATGAGCATGACTACCCGGCCCTCCCGGCTCCGGCACCCGCAGACACAATGCCCTGCGTGCGCTCCGAGGCCCGGCGTGCGAGAACCTCGCCCTTGAAAATCCAGACCTTCACGCCGATCGTCCCGTAGGTCGTCCGGCAGGTGATGGCCGCGTAGTCAATGTCCGCACGCAGCGTATGCAGCGGAACGCGTCCTTCGCGGTAGGTTTCCCGGCGGGCCATTTCCGAGCCGCCAAGACGACCACCACATGAGATTCGGATACCCAGCGCCCCACGCCGCATAGCGGAAAAGAGGGCACGCTTCATGGCGCGACGGAACCCGACGCGCTGCTGAAGCTGACGAGCAATGTTCTCGGCCACGAGCTGGGCATCGATCTCCGGCTTGCTAACTTCCTGGATCTCGATGTAGATCTCCCGGCCCGTGAGCGCCTGCAGCTCATCACGGATCTGGTCTACCTGTGCACCCTTCCTGCCGATCACGACACCAGGACGGGCCGTGTGGATGGAGAGA
Proteins encoded:
- the rplP gene encoding 50S ribosomal protein L16 codes for the protein MLIPKKTKFRRIQKGRMRGTARRGCNIDFGEYALQAMEPGWISSRQLESARVALTRRVKRGGKIWIRIFPDKPISKKPAETRMGKGKGAPEFWVAVVKPGRIIFELEGVSVEMAQQAMKLAAHKLPIRTRFLARGTQSMES
- the rpsC gene encoding 30S ribosomal protein S3, with product MGQKTHPIGLRLGIVKTWDSQWYAGKDYPDLLEEDLVIRRYLEKRLAQAGISKVLIERKAKKVTLSIHTARPGVVIGRKGAQVDQIRDELQALTGREIYIEIQEVSKPEIDAQLVAENIARQLQQRVGFRRAMKRALFSAMRRGALGIRISCGGRLGGSEMARRETYREGRVPLHTLRADIDYAAITCRTTYGTIGVKVWIFKGEVLARRASERTQGIVSAGAGAGRAG